The Mycolicibacterium mageritense genome contains a region encoding:
- a CDS encoding DUF58 domain-containing protein, protein MTDSPRRTVDLPSLQRGEIRDPALSAALRKLELTVRRKLDGVLHGDHLGLLPGPGSEPGESRIYEPGDDVRRMDWSVTARTMVPHVRQMIADRELETWLVVDMSASLDFGTAGCEKRDLAVAAAAAITFLNSGGGNRIGAIIANGDTVRRVPALSGRVHEQEMLRTIATMPKAPTGVRGDLAAAIDALRRPERRRGMAVIISDFLGPINWMRPLRAISGRHEVLGIEVLDPRDVELPEVGDVVLQDTETGVTREFTIDERLRHDFEQAATAHREEVARTLRRCDAPLLSLRTDRDWIADVVRFVANRRRGALAGR, encoded by the coding sequence GTGACCGACAGCCCACGCCGCACGGTCGACCTGCCGTCGCTGCAGCGTGGTGAGATCCGTGACCCCGCGCTCTCCGCGGCGTTGCGCAAACTCGAGCTGACGGTGCGGCGCAAGCTGGACGGCGTCCTGCACGGCGATCACCTCGGTCTGCTGCCCGGCCCCGGTTCGGAACCGGGGGAGTCGCGGATCTACGAGCCGGGCGACGACGTTCGCCGCATGGACTGGTCGGTGACCGCCAGGACGATGGTGCCGCACGTGCGGCAGATGATCGCCGATCGTGAGTTGGAGACGTGGCTCGTGGTCGACATGTCGGCGAGCCTCGACTTCGGCACCGCGGGATGCGAGAAGCGGGATCTCGCGGTGGCAGCCGCCGCGGCGATCACGTTCCTCAACAGCGGCGGTGGCAACCGGATCGGCGCGATCATCGCCAACGGTGACACGGTGCGCCGGGTACCGGCCCTCTCGGGCCGGGTTCACGAGCAGGAGATGCTGCGCACCATCGCGACCATGCCCAAGGCTCCGACGGGCGTGCGCGGCGATCTGGCCGCGGCCATCGACGCGTTGCGGCGTCCGGAACGCCGGCGCGGCATGGCGGTGATCATCAGCGACTTCCTCGGTCCGATCAACTGGATGCGTCCGCTGCGGGCGATCTCCGGCCGCCACGAGGTGCTCGGCATCGAGGTGCTCGATCCGCGCGACGTGGAACTGCCGGAAGTCGGCGACGTGGTCCTGCAGGACACCGAGACCGGCGTCACGCGGGAGTTCACCATCGACGAGCGGCTCCGCCACGACTTCGAGCAGGCCGCGACGGCACACCGGGAAGAGGTCGCGCGCACGCTGCGCCGGTGTGATGCTCCGCTGCTCAGCCTGCGCACCGACCGGGACTGGATCGCCGACGTGGTGCGGTTCGTCGCGAACCGGCGCCGCGGCGCGCTTGCGGGCCGATGA
- the inhA gene encoding NADH-dependent enoyl-ACP reductase InhA: MAGLLEGKRILVTGIITDSSIAFHIARVAQEQGAELVLTGFDRMKLIQRIADRLPNPAPLLELDVQNEEHLATLADRVTEVIGAGNKLDGVVHSIGFMPQSGMGINPFFDAPYEDVAKGIHISAYSYASLAKALLPIMNPGGGIVGMDFDPTRAMPAYNWMTVAKSALESVNRFVAREAGKVGVRSNLVAAGPIRTLAMSAIVGGALGDEAGQQMQLLEEGWDQRAPIGWNMKDPTPVAKTVCALLSEWLPATTGSIIYADGGASTQLL, from the coding sequence ATGGCAGGTTTGCTCGAAGGCAAGCGGATCCTCGTCACCGGGATCATCACCGATTCGTCGATCGCGTTCCACATCGCGCGCGTGGCCCAGGAACAGGGCGCCGAGTTGGTGCTCACCGGTTTCGACCGGATGAAGCTCATCCAGCGCATCGCCGACCGGTTGCCCAACCCGGCGCCGCTGCTCGAGCTCGACGTGCAGAACGAAGAGCACCTCGCCACGCTGGCCGACCGGGTCACCGAGGTGATCGGCGCGGGCAACAAGCTCGACGGCGTCGTGCACTCGATCGGTTTCATGCCGCAGAGCGGCATGGGCATCAACCCGTTCTTCGACGCGCCGTACGAGGACGTCGCGAAGGGCATCCACATCTCCGCGTACTCGTACGCGTCGCTCGCCAAGGCGCTGCTGCCGATCATGAACCCGGGTGGCGGCATCGTCGGCATGGACTTCGACCCGACTCGCGCGATGCCCGCCTACAACTGGATGACGGTCGCCAAGAGCGCGCTCGAATCGGTCAACCGGTTCGTCGCGCGCGAGGCAGGCAAGGTCGGTGTCCGCTCGAATCTCGTTGCCGCGGGCCCCATCCGGACCCTGGCCATGAGTGCCATCGTCGGTGGCGCGCTCGGCGACGAGGCCGGCCAGCAGATGCAGCTGCTCGAAGAGGGCTGGGATCAGCGGGCGCCGATCGGCTGGAACATGAAGGATCCCACCCCGGTCGCCAAGACCGTGTGTGCCCTGCTGTCGGAATGGCTGCCTGCCACCACCGGTTCGATCATCTACGCCGACGGCGGCGCCAGCACTCAGCTGCTCTGA
- a CDS encoding VWA domain-containing protein translates to MTLPLLGPMSLSGFAHAWWFLFLFVVIGLVALYIVMQLRRKQRMLRFANMELLESVAPKQPTRWRHLPAILLVSSLLLFTVAMAGPTHDVRIPRNRAVVMLVIDVSQSMRATDVAPSRLVAAQEAAKQFADQLTPGINLGLIAYAGTATVLVQPTTNRDATKAALDKLQLADRTATGEGIFTALQAIATVGAVIGGGDEPPPARIVLMSDGKETVPSNPDNPKGAFTAARTAKDQNVPISTVSFGTPYGYVEINDQRQPVPVDDEMLKKIAQLSGGDAFTASSLEQLKQVFTSLQQQIGYETIRGDASVGWLRLGALVLALAGLAALLINRRLPS, encoded by the coding sequence ATGACTTTACCGTTACTGGGGCCGATGAGCCTGAGCGGCTTCGCGCACGCGTGGTGGTTCCTGTTCCTGTTCGTGGTGATCGGCCTCGTCGCGCTGTACATCGTCATGCAGCTCAGGCGCAAGCAGCGCATGCTGCGGTTCGCGAACATGGAGTTGCTGGAAAGCGTTGCGCCCAAACAGCCCACCCGATGGCGCCACCTACCGGCGATCCTGTTGGTGTCGTCGCTGCTGCTGTTCACGGTCGCGATGGCCGGGCCGACGCACGACGTGCGGATCCCGCGCAACCGCGCGGTGGTGATGCTGGTGATCGACGTATCGCAGTCGATGCGCGCAACCGACGTGGCACCCAGCCGGTTGGTGGCGGCCCAGGAGGCCGCCAAGCAGTTCGCCGACCAGTTGACCCCGGGCATCAATCTCGGGCTGATCGCCTACGCGGGCACGGCCACGGTGCTGGTGCAACCCACCACGAACCGGGATGCCACCAAGGCCGCGCTCGACAAGCTGCAGCTCGCCGACCGCACCGCGACAGGCGAGGGCATCTTCACGGCGTTGCAGGCCATCGCCACCGTGGGCGCGGTGATCGGTGGCGGCGACGAGCCGCCGCCGGCCCGCATCGTGCTGATGTCCGACGGCAAGGAGACCGTGCCGTCGAACCCGGACAACCCCAAGGGCGCCTTCACCGCGGCCCGTACCGCCAAGGATCAGAACGTGCCGATCTCCACGGTGTCGTTCGGTACCCCGTACGGCTACGTCGAGATCAACGACCAGCGCCAGCCGGTGCCGGTCGACGACGAGATGCTCAAGAAGATCGCGCAGCTCTCGGGCGGTGACGCGTTCACCGCGTCAAGCCTCGAACAGCTCAAACAGGTGTTCACGTCGCTGCAGCAGCAGATCGGCTACGAGACCATCAGGGGCGACGCGAGCGTGGGTTGGCTGCGTCTCGGTGCGTTGGTGCTGGCGCTGGCCGGGCTGGCCGCGCTACTCATCAACCGCAGGCTGCCCAGCTGA
- the fabG1 gene encoding 3-oxoacyl-ACP reductase FabG1: protein MTADARSDQTTAATESPGAGRPAFVSRSVLVTGGNRGIGLAIAQRLAADGHKVAVTHRGSGAPEGLFGVVCDVTDSAAVDRAFKEVEEHQGPVEVLVSNAGISQDAFLMRMTEERFENVINANLTGAFRVAQRASRSMQRKRFGRIIFIGSVSGMWGIGNQANYAAAKAGLIGMARSISRELSKAGVTANVVAPGYIDTEMTRALDERIQAGALEFIPAKRVGTAEEVAGAVSFLASEDASYIAGAVIPVDGGMGMGH, encoded by the coding sequence ATGACTGCGGATGCGAGGAGCGACCAGACAACTGCTGCCACCGAATCCCCTGGAGCCGGGCGCCCGGCTTTCGTGTCCCGTTCCGTGCTGGTCACGGGCGGTAACCGGGGGATCGGCCTGGCGATCGCGCAGCGGCTGGCCGCCGACGGGCACAAGGTGGCCGTGACCCACCGCGGGTCGGGCGCACCCGAAGGGCTGTTCGGTGTCGTGTGTGACGTCACCGACAGCGCCGCCGTCGACCGCGCGTTCAAGGAGGTCGAAGAACACCAGGGCCCGGTCGAGGTGCTGGTGTCCAACGCGGGCATCTCCCAGGACGCGTTCCTCATGCGGATGACCGAGGAGCGGTTCGAGAACGTCATCAACGCCAACCTCACCGGGGCGTTCCGGGTCGCGCAGCGGGCCTCGCGCAGCATGCAGCGCAAGCGTTTCGGCCGGATCATCTTCATCGGCTCGGTCTCGGGTATGTGGGGCATCGGCAACCAGGCCAACTACGCCGCCGCCAAGGCCGGGCTGATCGGCATGGCCCGCTCGATCTCCCGCGAGCTGTCCAAGGCGGGTGTGACCGCCAACGTCGTCGCCCCCGGTTACATCGACACCGAGATGACCCGCGCGCTCGACGAGCGGATCCAGGCCGGTGCGCTTGAGTTCATCCCGGCCAAGCGGGTCGGCACCGCCGAGGAGGTCGCGGGTGCGGTCAGCTTCCTGGCGTCCGAGGACGCGAGCTACATCGCAGGCGCGGTGATCCCGGTCGACGGTGGCATGGGCATGGGTCACTGA